The following proteins come from a genomic window of Deltaproteobacteria bacterium:
- a CDS encoding histidine phosphatase family protein codes for MGVRLEVVNVAATKIIWLFFFHCVAVGMIGCAARPDAARNEKLASARQVFVVRHTERFSDGADPGLTREGEARAQALAVTLRDACITAIITTQWRRTRDTATPLAAILRITPEVVAIDDKRPLEHFQAVADAVRRHRDENVLVIGHITVTNIIAALGGPRLPTICENVFSDLFVLTPADGDQGLLHLHYGAAEDISPRCRLTAPLAEDRR; via the coding sequence ATGGGCGTGAGGTTGGAGGTTGTCAACGTGGCTGCGACAAAAATCATCTGGCTATTTTTTTTTCATTGCGTCGCCGTTGGCATGATCGGCTGCGCCGCCCGTCCGGACGCTGCGCGCAACGAAAAACTCGCTTCGGCGCGCCAAGTGTTTGTAGTTCGCCATACGGAGCGCTTCAGCGACGGCGCCGATCCGGGGCTGACGCGTGAAGGCGAAGCGCGCGCTCAGGCGTTAGCAGTAACCCTGCGCGACGCCTGTATCACCGCGATTATCACGACGCAGTGGCGGCGCACCCGCGATACCGCGACGCCGTTGGCGGCGATTCTGCGCATTACTCCCGAAGTCGTGGCCATCGATGACAAGCGGCCGCTGGAACATTTCCAAGCCGTGGCTGACGCCGTGCGCCGCCACCGCGATGAAAACGTGTTAGTGATCGGCCATATTACGGTGACCAACATTATCGCGGCGCTCGGCGGACCGCGTTTGCCGACGATTTGCGAAAATGTTTTTTCCGATCTGTTTGTCTTGACTCCCGCAGACGGCGACCAAGGGCTGCTGCACTTGCACTATGGCGCGGCCGAAGACATTTCACCGCGCTGCCGATTGACGGCGCCGCTGGCGGAAGATCGCCGCTAG
- a CDS encoding ABC transporter substrate-binding protein, with protein MLRRIQLWRLLRYGWLAMFFLSDGAVAQQISLAFSSVDSPNANWYIAKEKSLYKKYGLDADLIFIPSSTTTIAAVVAGSVTVGNISGGATANAAVGGANVVAVGCFINTLPYDLVVHESIRSAQQLKGKAIGISRVGSSSDVAARAFLKELKLEPDKDVAILQVGGSTERAAAFRTGRIIAFPAPPGTIHLAQGMPHRVLISMADFPKGFPFPYVCPTLSKSYLRQNRDAIKRLMMALIDGVHFYKTRKDESKKIMAKFTRHNNEAFLEDAYQSSAKLFEQVPLVNREGMDVQVKDAVSRKPGSQLKVDDLIDDSLVLELEKEGFINRIYKQ; from the coding sequence GCTGGCGATGTTTTTTCTCAGCGACGGCGCGGTCGCGCAGCAGATATCTCTGGCCTTCAGTTCGGTGGATTCGCCCAATGCCAATTGGTACATCGCCAAGGAAAAGTCGTTGTACAAGAAATATGGTCTTGATGCCGATCTGATCTTCATTCCTTCGTCGACTACGACCATCGCCGCGGTGGTGGCCGGCTCGGTGACCGTGGGAAATATTTCCGGCGGGGCGACGGCCAACGCCGCGGTGGGCGGCGCCAATGTCGTTGCCGTCGGTTGTTTCATCAACACGCTGCCCTACGATTTGGTCGTCCACGAATCGATCCGTTCGGCGCAGCAGCTCAAGGGCAAGGCGATCGGCATCAGCCGGGTCGGCAGCTCCTCGGACGTCGCGGCGCGGGCGTTCTTGAAAGAATTGAAATTAGAACCGGATAAAGACGTTGCGATCCTGCAAGTCGGAGGATCGACCGAACGAGCCGCAGCGTTTCGCACCGGGCGAATCATCGCTTTTCCGGCGCCGCCGGGAACGATTCATCTCGCCCAAGGCATGCCCCATCGGGTGTTGATCAGCATGGCGGATTTTCCCAAGGGCTTTCCGTTTCCTTATGTGTGCCCGACGTTGTCGAAGAGTTATCTGCGGCAGAACCGCGACGCCATCAAGCGGCTGATGATGGCGCTCATCGACGGCGTGCATTTCTATAAGACGCGCAAGGACGAGAGCAAAAAAATCATGGCGAAATTCACGCGCCATAACAACGAAGCGTTTCTTGAAGACGCTTATCAGAGCAGCGCTAAACTTTTCGAGCAGGTGCCGCTGGTCAACCGCGAAGGCATGGACGTGCAGGTGAAAGACGCGGTGTCACGCAAGCCCGGCAGCCAACTGAAAGTCGACGACTTGATCGACGACAGTTTGGTGTTGGAGTTGGAGAAGGAAGGCTTCATCAACCGCATCTACAAGCAGTGA